In a single window of the Scyliorhinus torazame isolate Kashiwa2021f chromosome 2, sScyTor2.1, whole genome shotgun sequence genome:
- the churc1 gene encoding protein Churchill yields MCGGCVQKEYPERGNTCLENGSFLLNYVACAECSKRDFVLIANRTQDDDDGEEIVTYDHVCQNCHHIIAQHEYTFTVVDDYQEYTMLCMLCGKAEDSISVLPDDPRQMAPLF; encoded by the exons ATGTGTGGGGGCTGCGTTCAGAAGGAGTATCCCGAGCGG GGTAACACCTGCTTAGAGAATGGCTCCTTTCTGCTAAATTATGTGGCTTGTGCCGAGTGCAGCAAAAGAGACTTTGTGTTAATTGCTAATCGAacccaagatgatgatgatggagaAGAAATTGTTACATATGACC ATGTCTGTCAGAATTGCCACCATATTATAGCACAGCATGAGTACACATTCACTGTTGTTGATGATTACCAG GAGTACACCATGTTGTGTATGCTGTGTGGGAAAGCAGAAGACTCAATCAGTGTATTGCCCGATGATCCCCGACAGATGGCTCCTCTCTTCTGA